The Geotalea uraniireducens Rf4 genome window below encodes:
- a CDS encoding restriction endonuclease, translating to MLPLMQIAAKANGNELQLSAAIDQLADDFKLTEEERKELLPSGGTFKFSSRASWARTYLQKAGLLEATRRGFFKITQRGVDVLKKKPSRIDNKLLSQFAEFLEFQGKKKSKKENDSTPHDTPIESIASHYEQIRHALASEILDKVKKCSPQFFERLVILLLVKMGYGGSLKDAGQAVGKTGDGGIDGVIREDKLGLDNIYIQAKRWTDKPVGSPDIDQFAGALSKKKASKGIFITTSNFTKDALASVKEYSSRIILIDGSQLAEYMIDHGVGVSVESIYEIKKVDSDFFEYDL from the coding sequence ATGCTCCCATTGATGCAAATCGCAGCCAAAGCGAATGGCAACGAACTGCAACTGTCCGCAGCGATTGACCAGTTGGCTGATGATTTCAAGCTAACAGAAGAGGAAAGAAAAGAATTGTTGCCAAGCGGGGGGACATTCAAATTTTCGTCCAGAGCTTCATGGGCGAGAACATATTTACAAAAAGCCGGCCTACTGGAAGCTACTCGACGCGGCTTTTTCAAAATTACTCAAAGAGGTGTTGACGTTCTCAAGAAAAAGCCAAGTCGAATTGACAATAAACTTTTGTCACAATTTGCGGAATTTCTGGAATTTCAAGGCAAGAAGAAGAGTAAAAAAGAAAATGACTCAACGCCACATGACACGCCAATTGAATCAATTGCATCGCATTATGAGCAAATTCGACATGCATTAGCTTCTGAGATTCTTGATAAAGTAAAAAAATGTTCACCGCAGTTTTTTGAAAGGCTCGTAATTCTTTTACTAGTCAAAATGGGTTATGGCGGATCATTGAAAGATGCTGGTCAAGCGGTTGGCAAAACTGGCGATGGTGGAATAGATGGTGTTATCAGAGAAGATAAACTTGGCCTAGACAACATCTATATTCAAGCAAAACGATGGACTGATAAACCCGTTGGTAGCCCAGACATCGACCAATTTGCAGGCGCCCTTTCTAAAAAAAAAGCTTCAAAAGGTATATTCATTACCACTTCTAATTTCACCAAAGACGCTCTTGCCTCAGTAAAAGAGTATTCTTCTCGTATCATTCTTATCGATGGCTCCCAACTCGCAGAATATATGATCGATCATGGTGTCGGTGTCTCTGTAGAGTCAATTTACGAAATTAAAAAGGTTGATTCGGATTTTTTTGAATATGATTTGTAG
- a CDS encoding helix-turn-helix domain-containing protein, whose amino-acid sequence MVKLSEKELAAWEKKRDLNAELLQSLREMKRGDWARKTEFITQPDGSVRRIITRRDGTIEKDEIIPAEKALVATARAATGLSQAAFAKLLGVSVRTLQEWEQGRKMPSGAAATLLKVASRHPEVLQELAA is encoded by the coding sequence ATGGTTAAATTGTCTGAAAAAGAACTGGCTGCATGGGAAAAAAAGCGGGATCTTAACGCTGAGCTTTTGCAGTCCTTACGCGAAATGAAACGCGGCGATTGGGCTAGGAAAACCGAATTTATTACACAACCGGACGGGTCAGTTCGTCGCATTATTACCAGACGCGACGGAACAATAGAGAAAGACGAAATCATCCCGGCTGAAAAAGCTCTGGTCGCTACAGCAAGAGCGGCAACGGGATTGTCTCAAGCTGCATTTGCCAAGCTTCTTGGAGTTTCGGTGCGTACGCTTCAGGAATGGGAGCAGGGGCGAAAAATGCCATCCGGAGCGGCAGCTACCTTACTGAAAGTAGCTTCACGACATCCCGAGGTGCTGCAAGAGCTGGCAGCGTAA
- a CDS encoding type II toxin-antitoxin system RelE/ParE family toxin, translating to MLTFIELHPFATVRDKYLNDDEFAALQLYLTEHPDKGDVIPHSGGCRKLRWAIEGRGKRGGVRVIYFLRLNPGQIVLVTMYAKNVQENIDPKLLRRLKEVFENG from the coding sequence ATGCTCACATTCATCGAATTGCATCCATTTGCCACTGTTCGTGACAAGTATCTGAACGATGACGAATTCGCGGCACTTCAGCTTTATCTGACTGAACACCCTGATAAGGGCGACGTTATCCCTCACTCCGGCGGCTGCCGGAAACTGCGATGGGCAATCGAGGGACGTGGCAAGCGGGGAGGCGTGCGGGTGATTTATTTCCTACGTCTCAATCCCGGACAGATAGTGCTGGTGACAATGTATGCGAAAAACGTACAAGAAAACATAGACCCCAAATTGCTGAGACGCCTCAAGGAGGTATTTGAAAATGGTTAA
- a CDS encoding 3-hydroxyacyl-ACP dehydratase FabZ family protein: MPSISGEATLFNPDPSHYLPHRSPFLFVDRIITLEPGVCATGEVVVTAGCGCFPPVLLLESMAQLGGIAAGQQEGAGGVLAAIERGELPAAVPAGARLLVATRIVKSFGTLHLVEGEVRSEGKVIASATLTLAVGKM; this comes from the coding sequence ATGCCATCGATTTCAGGGGAGGCGACCCTGTTCAACCCTGACCCCTCCCACTATCTTCCCCATCGCTCCCCGTTTCTCTTTGTCGACAGGATCATCACCCTTGAACCGGGGGTGTGCGCCACAGGTGAGGTTGTGGTCACTGCCGGTTGCGGTTGTTTTCCGCCGGTGCTCCTCCTGGAATCCATGGCCCAGCTGGGCGGCATCGCCGCAGGCCAGCAGGAAGGGGCAGGTGGGGTCCTTGCCGCCATCGAGCGGGGGGAACTGCCTGCCGCAGTGCCTGCCGGTGCAAGGCTCCTGGTCGCGACCCGCATCGTCAAATCCTTCGGCACGCTCCACCTGGTGGAGGGGGAGGTGCGGTCGGAAGGAAAGGTCATTGCTTCTGCCACGCTCACCCTGGCGGTGGGGAAGATGTGA
- a CDS encoding beta-ketoacyl synthase N-terminal-like domain-containing protein → MSDIGNDIVLSGMAAISAAGVGLDSLREALSRGESLLKPVPADILGESGHLWGKADGFRAVDFIPPLKARKFDRCSQFAVVATGMALKDAGIEPATLDADRIGIVLGCGFGGIANSEEFLRGYFTAGAEGLTPMLFPNTVPNASASNASIEHGLKGPNVTFVQRFCSAESAFMMACRFLQEDRADIILTGGVDELTPAMLKGFAATGQLRRHGAGFGEGAGILVLERGSHARRRNAPARGRVGCVRTIGRLIPGHEGEGADRLLAGVTDASLVGLSGTAAAEKPLLDRLPAVTRLETAPLIGRSIAMGGLAMTALVLALQPGCNGLHLAASPEGPYYAIDFRGGDPVQP, encoded by the coding sequence ATGAGCGATATTGGCAACGACATAGTACTCAGCGGCATGGCCGCCATCTCGGCGGCCGGCGTCGGGCTCGACAGCTTACGCGAAGCCTTGAGCCGCGGCGAAAGCCTGCTTAAACCTGTCCCGGCGGATATCCTCGGCGAATCGGGGCACCTGTGGGGGAAGGCGGATGGTTTCAGGGCAGTCGACTTCATACCGCCGCTCAAGGCCCGCAAATTCGACCGTTGCAGCCAGTTTGCGGTTGTCGCCACGGGCATGGCCCTCAAGGACGCCGGCATTGAACCGGCCACTCTCGATGCCGACCGGATCGGCATTGTCCTCGGTTGCGGTTTCGGCGGCATCGCCAACTCGGAAGAGTTCCTCCGCGGTTACTTTACCGCCGGCGCCGAAGGGCTGACGCCGATGCTCTTTCCCAACACGGTTCCCAATGCATCGGCCAGCAACGCCTCCATCGAGCACGGCCTGAAGGGGCCCAACGTCACATTTGTCCAGCGTTTCTGCTCTGCCGAGTCGGCTTTCATGATGGCCTGCCGCTTCCTGCAGGAGGATCGGGCGGACATTATCCTGACCGGAGGCGTGGATGAACTCACCCCTGCCATGCTGAAAGGATTCGCGGCCACAGGCCAGCTAAGGCGCCATGGGGCCGGTTTCGGCGAAGGGGCGGGCATTCTGGTGCTGGAAAGAGGGTCGCATGCCCGACGGCGCAATGCCCCGGCCAGAGGACGCGTGGGGTGTGTGCGGACCATCGGCAGGCTTATCCCCGGTCATGAAGGGGAAGGGGCCGATCGGCTCCTTGCCGGGGTGACGGACGCAAGCCTCGTTGGTCTGTCCGGCACCGCGGCTGCCGAAAAGCCGCTTCTGGACCGCCTGCCGGCCGTTACCCGGCTGGAGACCGCCCCGCTCATCGGCCGCTCGATTGCCATGGGGGGGCTTGCCATGACAGCCCTCGTTCTCGCGCTTCAGCCCGGCTGCAACGGCCTGCATCTGGCTGCCTCACCTGAAGGACCGTATTATGCCATCGATTTCAGGGGAGGCGACCCTGTTCAACCCTGA
- a CDS encoding beta-ketoacyl-[acyl-carrier-protein] synthase family protein: MMERKRIAITGLGIFSAAGKDVPSFTDALLKGRSAIGPIDLFDVGPFAAGIGAQVHGFDPLDHFTAKQAKKLSRADQFGVIAAGEALDNSGVCGCYSPYDIGISMGAGAAGMLQAEEWLKETLAGKKGKPSLLRGLLPDRTSMAIAVAYNLGGYLGSITTACSSSATAIGWGADLIATGRLKAAVCGGSDCLSILTFAGFNSLRVVDAEPCAPFSLGRQGISLGEGAAFLVLEDEESAIRRGARVYGHVLGYAVAGEAYHMTAPEPSGADAARVMTAAMNQAGVSVDEVGWVNAHGTGTPLNDVVETKAMKLVFGNRAMGVPLVSTKALTGHCLGAAGAIEALATVIALNEGVIPQTLNFRGADPDCDLDYRHPGAKQSAAKVALSNSFAFGGNITSLVLGI, translated from the coding sequence ATGATGGAACGTAAAAGAATAGCCATAACCGGTCTCGGCATCTTCTCCGCTGCCGGAAAAGATGTGCCGTCATTCACCGACGCGCTCCTGAAGGGTCGCAGCGCCATTGGGCCGATCGACCTGTTCGATGTCGGCCCTTTTGCCGCCGGGATCGGCGCCCAGGTCCATGGCTTCGATCCGCTCGATCATTTCACGGCAAAGCAGGCAAAAAAGCTCTCCCGCGCCGACCAGTTCGGCGTCATCGCCGCCGGCGAGGCCTTGGACAATAGCGGCGTCTGCGGCTGTTATTCCCCTTACGACATCGGCATTTCCATGGGGGCCGGCGCCGCCGGCATGCTCCAGGCCGAGGAGTGGCTGAAAGAAACCCTGGCCGGCAAGAAGGGAAAACCTTCCCTCCTGCGCGGACTTTTGCCTGACCGGACTTCGATGGCCATTGCCGTCGCCTACAACCTTGGCGGCTACCTGGGGAGCATCACCACAGCCTGCTCCTCGTCGGCCACCGCCATCGGCTGGGGGGCAGACCTGATCGCCACCGGCAGGTTGAAGGCGGCTGTCTGCGGCGGTTCGGACTGTCTCTCCATTCTCACCTTTGCCGGATTCAACTCCCTGCGGGTGGTCGATGCCGAACCTTGCGCCCCCTTCAGCCTGGGACGGCAGGGGATATCGCTGGGGGAAGGGGCGGCATTCCTGGTGCTGGAAGACGAAGAGAGTGCCATACGTCGCGGTGCACGCGTCTATGGCCATGTTCTCGGCTATGCGGTTGCCGGCGAGGCCTATCACATGACCGCCCCGGAACCGAGCGGCGCCGATGCGGCCCGGGTAATGACCGCAGCCATGAACCAGGCCGGGGTCTCCGTTGACGAGGTCGGCTGGGTCAATGCCCATGGCACGGGGACTCCGCTCAACGATGTGGTGGAGACAAAGGCGATGAAGCTGGTATTCGGCAATCGAGCGATGGGGGTGCCGCTGGTTTCGACCAAGGCCCTCACCGGCCACTGCCTTGGCGCGGCTGGGGCCATCGAGGCCCTGGCCACGGTCATTGCCCTGAACGAGGGCGTTATCCCGCAGACCCTCAATTTCAGAGGGGCTGACCCCGACTGCGACCTGGATTACCGCCATCCGGGTGCGAAGCAGAGCGCCGCGAAGGTGGCGCTTTCCAACTCCTTTGCTTTCGGGGGGAACATCACCAGTCTGGTGTTGGGAATATGA
- the fabG gene encoding 3-oxoacyl-ACP reductase FabG, with amino-acid sequence MEFKDKIVVVTGGTRGIGRAISLHFARLGAQVTAAYLTNDAAAAALMEEAFGLAGTISAVKADVATAEGAMALMEAAAGDGGAIDILVNNAGIIRDGYLPMMSDEDWDAVLRGNLYPLFHCCKWGVRKMIGNRRGIIVNLSSISALTGTAGQTNYAASKGAAMSFTRSLAREVGPMGIRVNAVAPGLIETEMTAAMKPEMVDKIVKSASLGRIGRVEEVAEAVAFLASERASYITGQCLVVDGGVV; translated from the coding sequence ATGGAGTTCAAGGACAAGATCGTCGTCGTCACCGGCGGCACCAGAGGGATCGGCCGGGCCATCTCGCTGCACTTCGCCCGGCTCGGGGCGCAGGTCACCGCTGCTTATCTGACTAACGATGCTGCGGCCGCGGCCTTGATGGAAGAGGCTTTCGGTCTGGCAGGCACGATCAGTGCGGTGAAGGCGGACGTTGCCACCGCCGAGGGGGCCATGGCCCTTATGGAGGCAGCGGCAGGAGACGGCGGCGCCATCGATATCCTCGTCAACAACGCCGGCATAATCCGCGACGGCTACCTCCCCATGATGTCCGACGAGGACTGGGATGCGGTGCTCAGGGGGAACCTCTACCCGCTGTTCCACTGCTGCAAGTGGGGGGTGCGGAAGATGATCGGCAACCGGCGCGGGATTATCGTCAACCTCTCCTCCATCTCCGCCCTGACCGGCACTGCCGGACAGACCAACTACGCAGCAAGCAAGGGGGCGGCGATGAGTTTCACCCGTTCGCTGGCCAGGGAAGTCGGGCCGATGGGGATCAGGGTCAATGCCGTGGCGCCGGGACTGATCGAGACGGAGATGACCGCTGCCATGAAGCCCGAAATGGTGGATAAAATCGTCAAGAGCGCGTCGCTGGGGCGGATCGGCAGGGTCGAGGAGGTTGCCGAGGCGGTGGCGTTCCTCGCCTCGGAGCGGGCGTCGTATATCACCGGCCAGTGCCTGGTCGTTGACGGCGGCGTAGTATGA
- a CDS encoding lipid biosynthesis B12-binding/radical SAM protein has translation MDILLISANREKSPYPVFPLGLSYLAGPLAARGHRLRVLDLCFADDPDAAVSEALLDFMPAAVVISIRNIDNVTFPGSRSYLPGVRKVVDLCRGKAPVILGGSGFSLMPVELLAYLDGDYGVVGEGEEVLPELVASLADGASPRSLPGVLVKGEAGCLPARLVQNIGPAERSHFTVDRYHREGGMANLQTKRGCPFTCIYCTYPILEGNSIRLRPIGEIVAEIRSLVDGFGVSYIYFVDDIFNYPPEFAEELCRAIIAEQLPINWTAFINPAFVTPSLLNAMIAAGCDAVEFGSESGSAQMLRNLGKSFGVEDVRSASRLCREQGADFAHYILFGGPGESEATIDESFSLMDELEPTAVIAMTGIRIFPGTPLHDAALADGVITSRTSLLEPVFYISPPIRETLCRMVTERALARKNWVAPGLEINMSDAMLEALRHFPVRGPLWKLMKRLGRSRVKPM, from the coding sequence ATGGATATCCTGCTCATTTCCGCCAACAGGGAGAAAAGCCCGTACCCGGTCTTCCCCCTGGGTCTTTCCTATCTTGCCGGGCCGCTGGCTGCACGGGGGCATCGCCTGCGGGTGCTCGACCTCTGCTTTGCCGATGACCCGGACGCGGCCGTGAGCGAGGCGCTCCTCGACTTCATGCCCGCGGCGGTGGTGATTTCCATCAGGAACATCGACAACGTCACTTTTCCCGGGAGCCGTTCCTATCTGCCCGGGGTCAGGAAGGTCGTGGACCTCTGCCGGGGAAAAGCGCCGGTCATTCTGGGCGGTTCCGGTTTCTCTCTCATGCCGGTGGAACTGCTCGCCTACCTGGATGGCGACTACGGCGTGGTCGGCGAGGGGGAGGAAGTTCTGCCGGAGCTGGTTGCATCACTGGCAGACGGCGCTTCACCTCGCTCTTTGCCGGGAGTGCTCGTCAAGGGGGAGGCGGGCTGCCTCCCGGCCCGGCTCGTACAAAATATCGGCCCGGCTGAACGGAGCCATTTCACGGTTGACCGCTACCACCGCGAAGGGGGGATGGCCAATCTGCAGACCAAGCGCGGCTGCCCTTTTACCTGTATTTACTGCACCTATCCGATCCTGGAGGGGAACAGCATCAGGCTTCGCCCCATCGGCGAGATCGTCGCCGAGATCAGGTCGCTTGTCGATGGATTCGGCGTCAGTTACATCTATTTTGTCGATGATATCTTCAACTATCCGCCGGAATTTGCCGAAGAGCTCTGCCGCGCCATCATTGCCGAGCAGCTGCCGATCAATTGGACTGCGTTCATCAATCCCGCCTTTGTAACCCCGTCACTGCTGAATGCCATGATTGCAGCCGGCTGCGATGCCGTGGAGTTCGGCAGCGAATCCGGTTCGGCGCAGATGCTGCGTAACCTCGGCAAGTCGTTCGGCGTGGAAGATGTGCGGAGCGCCTCCCGCCTCTGCAGGGAGCAGGGGGCGGATTTTGCCCACTACATCCTCTTCGGCGGCCCGGGCGAGAGCGAGGCGACCATAGACGAGAGCTTTTCCCTGATGGACGAGCTGGAGCCGACCGCGGTCATTGCCATGACCGGCATCAGGATATTTCCAGGCACCCCCCTCCATGATGCGGCGCTGGCGGATGGCGTCATCACCAGCCGGACATCGCTTCTTGAGCCGGTTTTCTACATCTCGCCCCCCATCCGGGAGACGCTTTGCCGGATGGTGACCGAACGGGCGCTGGCCCGGAAAAACTGGGTGGCGCCGGGGCTGGAGATCAACATGAGCGACGCCATGCTCGAAGCGTTGCGCCACTTTCCGGTGCGCGGTCCGTTGTGGAAACTGATGAAGCGGCTGGGGCGGAGCCGGGTAAAGCCGATGTAA
- a CDS encoding acyl-CoA thioesterase, whose product MTNEDKGTSLSSLLGPRASCLVHRSSLLVKEGLVNFHETLIKVRFNEVDAYKIAWHGHYVAWMEVGRNDLAGRFGLDAVQIADSGYLAPVVALELKFIRPARFGEELRVRTTLRRTETATLEFACDIFGEEGKLSASGRTVHALTDRDGVLQYALPQVIAERLQGLMAFLGV is encoded by the coding sequence GTGACGAACGAGGATAAAGGAACGAGTCTTTCCTCGCTCCTCGGACCTCGTGCTTCGTGCCTCGTGCATCGCTCCTCGCTCCTTGTTAAAGAGGGACTGGTGAACTTTCACGAAACCTTGATAAAGGTCCGCTTCAACGAGGTTGATGCCTATAAGATAGCCTGGCACGGCCATTATGTGGCCTGGATGGAAGTCGGGCGCAACGACCTGGCCGGCCGCTTCGGCCTGGATGCGGTACAGATAGCAGATTCGGGCTACCTGGCGCCGGTGGTGGCGTTGGAGCTGAAATTCATAAGACCGGCCCGCTTCGGCGAGGAACTGCGGGTACGGACTACGCTGCGGCGCACGGAAACCGCCACCCTGGAGTTTGCCTGCGACATCTTCGGCGAGGAGGGCAAGCTGTCCGCTTCCGGCCGGACGGTGCATGCCCTGACCGACAGGGACGGGGTGTTGCAATATGCACTGCCGCAAGTGATCGCCGAGAGGCTTCAGGGGCTGATGGCCTTTCTGGGGGTGTGA
- a CDS encoding ACP S-malonyltransferase, whose amino-acid sequence MNCFMFPGQPLSRSATLPVDDDFSAIAGMVRERARFDLESFSWLGEGSTDNVKLQLFGVAMSIYQARKMRRQGVTPDLVAEHSMGIYPALAACGCLPEAEVVELTCRVGSCLAQMGKSRRYALGCVIGLTLEPLLAVAENNGVHLANHNTSRHFLLAGTRPDMETAMAEALAQGAFSAKTFDCDAPLHTPLMAEAEEELRDIFADYHYAEPFCPLMDHLDQEYLTAADLADFMLRQLFQPVFWEKTYHALRASGVRTFFEVGVGDSLKKYNRWIESEHR is encoded by the coding sequence ATGAACTGTTTCATGTTTCCCGGACAACCTTTGTCGCGCAGCGCTACGTTGCCGGTGGATGACGACTTTTCCGCCATTGCCGGGATGGTGAGAGAACGGGCCCGCTTCGACCTGGAAAGCTTCAGTTGGCTGGGGGAGGGGAGCACCGACAACGTCAAGCTCCAGCTCTTCGGCGTGGCAATGAGCATTTACCAGGCGCGGAAGATGCGCCGTCAAGGGGTAACGCCGGATCTGGTCGCCGAGCACAGCATGGGGATCTATCCGGCTCTGGCCGCCTGCGGCTGCCTTCCCGAAGCGGAAGTCGTCGAGCTGACCTGTCGTGTCGGCTCGTGTCTGGCGCAGATGGGAAAGAGCCGCCGGTACGCCCTCGGCTGCGTGATCGGCCTCACCCTGGAGCCGCTTCTGGCCGTTGCCGAAAATAACGGTGTCCATTTGGCCAACCACAACACCTCCCGTCACTTTCTCCTGGCCGGTACGCGGCCGGATATGGAAACGGCCATGGCGGAAGCGTTGGCGCAGGGGGCCTTTTCGGCAAAGACCTTCGACTGTGACGCTCCGCTCCACACCCCGCTGATGGCGGAGGCGGAAGAGGAATTGCGGGACATCTTTGCCGATTACCATTACGCAGAGCCGTTCTGCCCGTTAATGGATCATCTTGACCAGGAGTACCTCACAGCTGCGGACCTGGCCGATTTCATGCTGCGGCAGCTCTTCCAGCCGGTATTCTGGGAAAAGACCTATCACGCCCTGCGTGCGTCCGGGGTCAGGACCTTCTTCGAGGTGGGGGTGGGGGATTCACTGAAGAAATACAACCGCTGGATCGAGAGCGAACATCGGTGA
- a CDS encoding B12-binding domain-containing radical SAM protein, whose product MKLLLVSPGWPKGRLWGELGFKFPSLSLAVIAAATPAHWHVALCDENVEPLDLAADVNLVAITAMTPQAPRAYEIAAAFRARGVSVVMGGFHASNLPDEALNHVHAVVVGEGDLVWPRLIADFERGALQPVYRPGAMLDMADLPVARREIFDRKGYLLTNTIQTTRGCPFDCEFCSVTAFYGRKYRERPVEQVLAELEILRKNNSFAFFVDDNLVANRRYALSLFSAMRGMRFKWLSHAPIDFAKDPELMRAAGEAGCIGMFVGFESLNQEALVAMGKVTNRADAYLEQARAFRDNGIGILGSFVLGCDGDTPAVFEPILRFCEAARIEAAIFPILTPYPGTQVRKRLEEEGRITSNDWRDYDMGHVNFIPRGMTAAELQAGHDWLNSSFYSFSSMYRRIFKLHRSVQVFAPMNFGFRSAIRRTAKFKG is encoded by the coding sequence ATGAAACTGCTCCTCGTCTCTCCCGGATGGCCGAAGGGGAGATTGTGGGGGGAACTGGGATTCAAATTCCCGTCCCTCTCGCTTGCCGTCATTGCCGCGGCCACGCCGGCGCACTGGCACGTGGCGCTGTGTGACGAGAACGTGGAGCCGCTCGACCTTGCCGCCGATGTCAACCTGGTGGCGATTACCGCCATGACTCCACAGGCGCCCCGTGCCTACGAGATTGCCGCGGCTTTTCGCGCCAGGGGTGTCAGTGTGGTCATGGGCGGCTTTCATGCCAGCAATCTTCCCGACGAGGCGCTGAACCATGTGCATGCGGTGGTGGTCGGCGAGGGGGATCTGGTCTGGCCCCGACTGATTGCCGACTTCGAACGGGGGGCGCTGCAACCGGTTTATCGCCCTGGCGCCATGCTCGACATGGCCGACCTTCCCGTTGCCCGCCGCGAAATCTTCGACCGCAAGGGGTACCTCCTCACCAACACAATCCAGACGACCCGCGGCTGTCCCTTTGACTGCGAATTCTGTTCCGTCACCGCCTTTTACGGCAGAAAATACCGGGAACGGCCGGTTGAGCAGGTGCTTGCCGAGCTGGAAATCCTGCGCAAGAACAATTCATTTGCCTTTTTCGTCGACGATAACCTGGTGGCCAACCGGCGTTACGCCTTGTCACTCTTTTCCGCCATGCGCGGGATGAGGTTCAAGTGGCTCTCCCACGCCCCCATCGATTTCGCCAAAGACCCAGAGCTGATGCGGGCGGCCGGTGAGGCCGGCTGCATCGGCATGTTCGTCGGTTTCGAGTCGCTCAACCAGGAGGCGCTCGTCGCCATGGGGAAGGTGACCAACCGGGCCGACGCATACCTCGAGCAAGCCAGGGCGTTCCGCGATAATGGTATCGGCATCCTAGGTTCATTCGTGCTCGGCTGCGACGGCGACACGCCGGCGGTTTTCGAGCCGATCCTTCGTTTTTGCGAGGCGGCACGAATCGAGGCGGCGATCTTTCCGATCCTCACCCCCTATCCCGGCACGCAGGTCCGCAAGAGGCTGGAAGAGGAGGGGCGGATCACCTCCAACGACTGGCGGGATTACGACATGGGGCACGTGAACTTCATCCCCCGCGGGATGACCGCCGCGGAGCTTCAGGCCGGTCATGACTGGCTTAACAGCTCATTTTACTCGTTCTCCTCCATGTATCGGCGGATTTTCAAGCTGCACCGCTCCGTGCAGGTCTTTGCGCCGATGAATTTCGGTTTCCGGAGCGCCATTCGCCGCACGGCGAAATTCAAGGGGTAG
- a CDS encoding phosphopantetheine-binding protein — protein sequence MSEELINQVKQLIIDSLRIEGMSIADIDTDAPLFGEGLGLDSIDALQLVVGMEKAFGVVVADAATGTKVFQSVRTMAAYIAEHRK from the coding sequence ATGTCTGAAGAATTGATAAACCAGGTTAAGCAACTGATCATCGACAGTCTCCGCATTGAGGGGATGTCAATCGCTGATATCGACACCGACGCTCCACTTTTTGGTGAAGGGTTGGGGCTTGATTCCATCGACGCCCTGCAGCTGGTGGTGGGGATGGAAAAGGCATTCGGCGTGGTGGTGGCCGATGCTGCGACCGGTACCAAGGTTTTCCAGTCGGTCAGGACCATGGCGGCTTATATCGCGGAACATCGTAAATGA
- a CDS encoding lysophospholipid acyltransferase family protein produces the protein MALYSSLNLFFIRLFTILVPRFLHPPFALFWGGLFYLMLPEKRRGIRSNLRVITGMRDVERLVFATYYKFALNWCDVMLMMRWRGSKLQSLIGRRSSGRALDDALAAGCGAILISPHLGNWELGGLGLADMGYPLNVLTFREPDERVNELREQVRRERGIRFIYVDRDDTSPLAVIEAVNALRRNEVLALLGERDGSSHTMTLDFFGRPAPIPLGAAYLALASGAPVIPVFVPLEGSRYATIMEEPIYFSGGHAEHARSIKEGTERIIRVFERHIRTYPDQWYNFFDYWADENTEKEKGL, from the coding sequence TTGGCACTTTACAGCAGTTTAAACCTGTTTTTCATCAGACTCTTTACCATACTGGTCCCCCGGTTTCTCCATCCCCCCTTCGCCCTCTTCTGGGGTGGGCTCTTTTACCTGATGCTGCCGGAGAAGCGGCGCGGCATCAGGTCTAATCTCCGGGTCATCACCGGTATGCGGGATGTTGAACGACTGGTATTCGCAACCTATTACAAGTTCGCCCTCAACTGGTGCGACGTGATGCTGATGATGCGGTGGCGCGGCTCGAAACTGCAATCGCTGATCGGCAGGAGGTCAAGCGGCCGGGCCCTCGATGATGCCCTGGCGGCGGGGTGCGGCGCCATCCTCATCTCCCCGCACCTGGGAAACTGGGAATTGGGCGGCCTGGGACTGGCGGACATGGGGTATCCCCTCAACGTCCTCACCTTCCGGGAGCCGGATGAGCGGGTCAACGAGCTGCGGGAGCAGGTGCGGCGGGAGCGTGGTATCCGCTTCATCTATGTGGACCGCGACGATACCTCGCCGCTGGCGGTGATCGAGGCGGTTAACGCCCTGCGGCGTAACGAGGTTCTGGCGCTTCTCGGCGAGCGGGACGGCTCCTCCCACACCATGACCCTCGACTTTTTCGGCAGGCCGGCTCCCATTCCGCTGGGCGCCGCCTACCTGGCCCTCGCCAGCGGTGCGCCGGTCATCCCGGTTTTTGTTCCCCTGGAGGGGAGCCGCTACGCCACGATCATGGAGGAGCCGATTTATTTCAGCGGGGGGCATGCCGAGCATGCCCGGTCGATCAAAGAAGGAACAGAGCGGATTATCCGGGTTTTCGAACGCCATATCAGAACTTATCCCGACCAGTGGTACAACTTTTTCGATTACTGGGCGGATGAAAATACAGAGAAGGAAAAGGGTTTGTAG